From the genome of Populus trichocarpa isolate Nisqually-1 chromosome 15, P.trichocarpa_v4.1, whole genome shotgun sequence, one region includes:
- the LOC7456619 gene encoding protein SOB FIVE-LIKE 3 has product MESSQIFVAEECHSSESGWTMYLGSPTQDDDGGDDDEHSDDGDSSDGGGSDNKSYNDDSDDSMASDASSGPSHHGIAHLKQEEDKHVGKYQMDQMKANKPKENKKAESGRKEEKEAMAFMEKRANNASAQSGSKVRKTFLMSKRK; this is encoded by the coding sequence ATGGAGTCTTCCCAAATCTTTGTCGCGGAAGAGTGTCACAGTAGTGAATCTGGGTGGACCATGTATCTTGGCTCCCCAACACaggatgatgatggtggtgatgaCGATGAGCACAGTGACGATGGAGATAGTTCTGATGGTGGTGGAAGTGACAATAAAAGTTACAATGATGACAGTGATGATTCTATGGCTTCTGATGCTTCTTCTGGCCCAAGCCATCATGGCATAGCTCATTTGAAGCAGGAAGAAGATAAGCATGTTGGCAAGTATCAAATGGATCAGATGAAAGCTAACAAAccgaaggaaaacaaaaaagctgAAAGTGGgagaaaggaagagaaagaggCAATGGCGTTTATGGAAAAAAGAGCTAATAATGCTTCAGCTCAAAGTGGTTCCAAGGTAAGGAAAACCTTTTTGATGAGCAAAAGGAAATAg